A stretch of Dysidea avara chromosome 5, odDysAvar1.4, whole genome shotgun sequence DNA encodes these proteins:
- the LOC136255158 gene encoding kelch-like protein 31, translating to MGSSEIWDKYHECCIGNVQCSLNKWTKLPAALPQCYGVVVNINDVLTVIGGRDYNTGEATNKVLTLEEDKWTTTTLYGNMKCARNSPLVVPYHQYTIVAGGQDEDGVTQDSVEYFNTSTNQWTKTKTCLPKPTWAISATTCNNSIITTGYNGTDNSRYNTTYITTIDSIVQSHDDNRKWSELCPTPYWDTTIVPHTTPPVIVGGEDGQHKTQDNIMLYDDTSNSWKTVGSLPIRCSQTTVVTINNNIIIAGGGSYVRNVETADTTSLTSVMIGQLDSV from the exons atgggtagcagtgaaatttgggataaataccacgagtgttgtattggaaatg TACAATGCTCCTTGAACAAGTGGACTAAACTACCAGCTGCTCTCCCACAATGTTATGGAGTTGTTGTCAACATCAATGATGTGTTAACTGTGATTGGTGGGAGGGACTATAATACTGGTGAAGCAACTAATAAAGTATTAACACTAGAAGAAGATAAATGGACTACCACTACCTTATATGGTAATATGAAATGTGCAAGGAACAGTCCTTTAGTAGTACCATACCACCAGTATACTATTGTAGCTGGTGGTCAAGATGAAGATGGTGTAACACAGGACAGTGTTGAATATTTTAATACTAGCACTAATCAATGGACCAAAACTAAAACATGTCTCCCCAAACCAACGTGGGCCATTAGTGCTACAACCTGCAACAACTCCATAATCACCACAGGATATAATGGTACAGATAACAGTCGTTACAATACAACATACATTACTACTATAGATAGTATAGTACAATCTCATGATGATAACAGAAAATGGAGTGAACTATGCCCTACACCATATTGGGACACTACCATTGTCCCCCACACCACACCTCCTGTTATTGTAGGGGGAGAGGATGGACAACACAAGACACAAGACAACATCATGTTATATGATGATACTAGTAACAGTTGGAAGACAGTAGGATCCCTCCCCATCAGATGTTCCCAAACAACAGTAGTTACTATAAATAACAACATTATTATTGCAGGAGGAGGTAGTTATGTTAGGAATGTAGAGACTGCTGATACTACCAGCCTCACCAGTGTGATGATTGGACAGTTGGATAGCGTATAA